ATCATTTTTAGATATTTAGGAATTTATCTAAATATCGCGTTTAGAAATGCCTTGTGCCAGCTCGTAAGTAACCACTGGATGGAGGGAGTTTTAGGATATTCGTGTAGTTTATCAATTCTACCATAAATTCAAAATTCCTCCAATAATTTGCACATGGTATGTAATTCGTCAATGAAATCGAATATAAGCAGCCATCCCCTATGCCCGTGATCTCCAAATCAGTGAGTATCTCCATTTTCCATTTCGTGAATAAAGGGACGTTTCATGAGGAGTTTGCAAATATACAATTTATCCCAACTTATACGCACAATTACATTTAATTACACTTTCACTGAATATTCAAGTCTCTTTTTATAGGCTATTATTCTCAACCATCAAAATGACATCAGTCTGCCACTTTTTTGGTTTGGGCTAAATATTTGCTTACATAGCACTTTCCGAAGTATGTATAATGTCGAGTGACATAAGCATTTTCTAGCAACACGCAGTCAGTATCCTTGGTTATATCACTCGACACATGAGCACAACTTGTCAATTACGATTGGATACGTGAATATCGAAATGTATGCCAAATTCCATTATCATCCTGAATGGTTAGATAGATTTGCCCCGCTCCATAATCCGCCATGGCTACGTATACTTTTCCAGGGGTATATTCGCCTACATAATTACCATAATAATCGCTATCAAATGTTAATCTTCTTCCCGATATTTCAAAGGTTACCGATGTCCCTGTAGCTGCTATACATTTGACATTTACTTTATCTACTGCTGGTTGTTGATAGGTTTGATCATTTTGAGTTTGCATTGAGCTTTGCTGTCTAACAACTTCTAAATCCTTTTTTAATGCGTCATTCTTTTTCGTACATGCTGACAAGGCTTCTTGTACTTCCGCCAGACGTCGCTCTAATCTGGCAATGTGTCTCAGTAATTCGTAATCGTTGTATTGTCTGCCTTCTCCCGCCGAAATTGGATAATAGCCCTCTTGTGGATACCACCCGTACATAAATTCCCTCCTCTATTGGCTTTGATACACTTTACGTTATGGATTTTCTGCCTAATTGTTCGCCTATTTTACCATAAATTGGTTTTATACTAACTCCACGAAATGAAACAGCGGCCACCTAAGACCTGAAAATCAAGTCTTAGACTGACCGCTGTTATTATTAAACGAACGTTCCCGTTAGGTTCATGTCATAGCCCGAGGAATGGGTGAGACCCCTTTGTGCTGACTTATCGCTTATCAATTTCCACTTCGTATTTATTGAAGATGGCCGAGTATTTATTCTCAAATATGGTCCATCGCTTTTCAGTTCCGTACTTTTCCTGCAAAGCCTTCAAATATTTTTTCGCCTCTACTACATTATTGGATTGTAAGAGCAAATGAAAGCTCTCTTCGCTCAGATGTAAAAATGGACCTGAAGTGTAATAATCAACAATGGATCTGGCACTGGTCATAGTATCATAAAACTGAATAACCTCATCTAATCCACTTAGCAACGTTTTTCTTAAATCATCCATATTCGTATCAAGAGTGATTGAAAATCGATCTGGAACAGACTCAACAATTTCCCCAATTCTTGCTCTGAAGTGACACTCCGCTTCTTGAGGTGCTGTTAGAATCTCTCTCGATTGTATTTGTGCCAACTCCGCTGCATAAATACCACAGTTCACATAAAACATTACATTGTCCGCTGCATTGCCAGCAGATTTTTGGAGGTTGAACATGTAGATGAGGCTTTCCGTTCTCTTAGTGAAATTCAAACTCTTCTTTGCGAAGCCACGTTTGGAAAGGAACGGCTTTACATCCTGTTTAATCATATCGGTAAAGATCTGCTGCAACTTGATCCCTCCTAGAAGTTTACGATAGTTACATCCTCCAAAAATCACGAGCGCTTACGCCAAGGCCAAGCTAGATCGAGCAGGGCAGCGACGGCAGCTCCCGCAGTGTACCGTACAAGGTCCGCCGTCAAAAATCCTTTTCCTAATACCAACGCCCCAATAGTTGTCGCCCGGAGGTAATTGATCCAACCGGCCTGATACAATTGGCTGGCCTCGATCGCAAAGCAAAACGCGAGGCTGCACCACAGCGCGAAAGAAATCTTTTTATGAGCATAACAGGTGCGAAAGCCGAAGTAGATCATACACGCCCATAATGCATCGCCAAAATGCTCAGCTACAAAGACAGGCAACACATCGGCGAACGCTCTGGACCCTAAGCCCAAAGCCATGACAACAAAAACGGCCACGAAATAGGCGAGCCTCTCTCTCCATCGACATGCGGAGTGCTTGTTACATGTGCTCATAGGTATCGTTCGGTAGTACTTCCATTCGGTTTTGTGCATATACCATCAATCTTCCTCTACAGAGAGAGTAATCTAAGTCTATTTTTTCACAGTCTAACACTTTCATATTGAATCTAAAACATTATTTTTAGTGAACAACTAGATTGAGCTACGTTCTCGTCAATACGTTCTTTCGTCTACTTTATAGCTTCTCAAGTTGTTCACTTTGCGTTGAGACCTTTTTGGATTTTTGCTTGAAAAGCTAGGATTAGAGAAACATATAAAAACAGATCACTGAATGGTATCTAGGCCAATCAAGTGATCTGTTTTATGATGGTGAGCTATTTCCGCCAAAAAGTTGAACAATCTGCCTTATCCAAGATATTAAATTCGATCATTTTCTCAAGTAATGCGAAATCAACCGGACTATCCCACCGGATACGTACCAACTCTTTGGTGTGATCATAGCCAGCCTGTACAATTTCATCAGAAAAACGAGAAATCCCTACCCTTTCTGGGGAAACAGCCAAATGATGTTTGGCAACGCTAAAGCCAATAATAAATGTGCCGTGATCGGTAAACATAGGCTGATTCCACGCAATTTTTGGCATTAAATTTGGAAATTTCTTAGTTACCCACCCCAAAACTTCTTCCGTTCGGGCATGATGTTGCGGGTTATCAATACGCGCTAAATATTCTTCAAAAACTTCCATGTTGTTTCCTCCGCGGTTATTGTTCCAATACCGTTTCAAACTTGCCGAACCATGCACTCCAGCCATACTTGGCGCCTTCGAGTCCGTGAACATTTGAGAATCCAGTTTGTTCGAGATGAAGGTTAACCTTTCCGTCCCCTAAATCCTGCAGCGTCCAGGTGACCGTATGCCGCTCGTCTCCGGTAGCCCAAGAATAGGACAACCGGTGTGGTGCTTCCACGACAAGCACTTCACCGTCAACGATTCCATCCCAATATTCGGATGGCTGATGGCGAAACTGAAAGCGATGCCCCACGACGGGTTTAAAATCATTTTCCGCGATCCACTTTGCTAACTTGCTTGAATCGGTCAGTGCGGACCAAGCCTTCTCAATCGATGTCGTGTACTGAAAATCCAAGGACAATGCTAAACTCATTCTTCTTCCTCCTCAAATAGTTGGTTCAAGCGCAACATATTCATACTCCAGTACTTGCTGTAGAAAGCCACCCAATCTTGAATTTCTTTGAGTGGAGAGGCGTTGAGCCTAAAACGCGTTTCTCTGCCGACTTTTCGATCAAGTACCAGTCCAGCCTCTTTGAGAATCGTCAAATGCTTGGATACCGCTGTACGGCCCATTGGAAACTGCGACGTCAACTCGTGAAGCGGCAACTCCTCTGCCTCTGCTAACAGACGAATCAGTCGGCGCCTAGTAGGATCTGCAATCGCGGCGAACACATCCCGCAACTGGTTGTTCTCGCTCACATCACCCGCTCCTTAATATTTTTACCAAGGGGCAGCCATTCATGTCTTCGGGTCTAGTGCCCACGAGGCGCGGACCCCAAAATGGACCACTTTTCGTGTCTCATTGATTATAGGACACCATTTGGTGACGTTTTAATTTTATGACACCATTTAGTGTCATGTCAACATTATTTTAAACTCCACATGAAAAAGAGTTTTTTCTCGATTTTGGCCTTGAGGTCCTACTGTCGTGGGCCAGAGGGAATTGTTTTAGAGTTGGCGGAGCCAATTAAATAAATTGGTTCGCCTTTTTGAACAGTTCTTTCCCCTAAAATGCAAAAAGGCAGCCATTTTGGGCTGCCTGCGGCGCTTCTATCCATAAAACACTATCGGACGGTCAATTAAGCGTAAGGAAGAATTTAACTTCTCTACTACCCTTTTTCTTCTGTACTTAAAACTTCATGAAAGTAATCGTAAATCTTGTAAAGCTGTCTTTCTCACTCTCCACTTTAATCAAGGCATGATGTGCTTCGATAATGGCTTTGACTAGCGCCAATCCAATCCCAGTCGAATCATGCTTTTTAGAACCTGTTGCTTTGTAAAATCGATCAAAAATATGGGACAATTCCTCAGGTGCAATTCCTTCTCCAAAATCTTGAATCACCAACTCCGTATAAATTGGCGTATCTTTTACTTGAATCATGATTGTACTGCTGGGTTTGGAATGCTCGATCGCATTCTTCAGCAGGTTCAACAAAGCTTCCTGCATCCATAGTTTATCGTGGGCAACGACGATTTCCTTTGGCGCATCCCAGTCAATCGCTATATGCTTATCACTGATCATGCTTGCCAAGCGATCCAAAACTTCCTCGATCGTCTCCACCAAATTGGCTGGCTCTTTATCAAATGAAATAGCTCTGGCATCGATTTTCGCTACTTTTAACAAATTTTGAATTAAGACATTCATTCTCGCGATTTGAACTTCATTATTTTGCAGGAGTTGAACTTGCTGCTGACGAGGCAGCTCTGCATTCAACAACATTTCATTGTAGATGGATATCGTTGAAAGAGGCGTTTTTAATTGATGGGAGATATCTTGCAGCATTAGTGCTAAAAACTCTTTCTCTTCCAGAAGATCCTGCATGCTTTTTCGAATGATATCTTTCATGGAACGAAAGGAAGCCGCTAGTTTGGCGAGATCCCCTTCTTTATTTTCATTGATGACTACCGTGTAGTCCCCATCGATTATTTTTTTTGCTGCGGAAGTAAGTTGTCTAATTTTATGGAAGACCATCTTGTATTGCAAATAGCTTGCCCCAAGCAATATCAATCCGAAACAAATCAATCCCCAATAAATCCATTGATTATGGCTGGCAATATGTTTATTTAATAGGGGAAAAAGCTCTGATTCCAAATCTTCATATAATCCATACTGTCTAAAGATCTCTCTTCCTTTTTCCTGATACACACTTGAATTAGATGCGTGACTTGTTAAGACTTTCATAATTTCCGCTTCATTCTCGGGATTTTGTTCAACCAATCTAGCCGTAATTTCACTCCAGGTTGCAATAGAGTCGCTTTTCAAAGCATCATAAAACAGTTGATGTGCAATAAACTGGTGAATGGTAAATAGTGATAACAGAACGGCCAGTATCGTCATATACCCTTTCAATTCGGTATTCTTCATCATCTTACTCTCTACTCACATCCTTATTCCACCGATAACCTAATCCTCTTTGGGTGACGATAAACTGCGGATTTTTGGGGTCATCTTCCACTTTATCTCTTAGACGCTTAATGTATACAGAAAGCGTATTTTCATCAAAAAAAGCATCTTCTCCTTCCGATACTTTCATCAAGAGATCATCTCTTTTTAGTACTTTATGGGCGTTCATCATGAAAGTTAACAGAAGCTTGTATTCAAGATTGGTTAATGGAATGTTTTCCTGATTTTTAAAAGCCTTGACGAGGTTCGTATCCATTTTTATATTTTCAGATGCTAAGGTGATGGAGGAAGTCTCCAACCGCCCACGTTTACGCAATTGCACTTTCACTCTGGATATGAATTCCTTGACTCGGAATGGTTTCGTTATATAATCGTCCCCGCCAATATCCAAGCCCATTACTACATTTGCTTCTTCATCCAAGGCCGTTAAGAAGATAATAACCGATGAATCGTTTTGTTTTTTGAAATGCAGACATAAATCATAGCCGTTTCCATCTGGAAGGCCAACATCTAGGATCGCCAAATCAAAAGGTTGATGATCAAACTGGCGTTTCGCTTCTTTTACACTAGAGGCTCTGACCACCTCATAGCCTTCATTTCGCAATGAGAATTCGATGGCTAGACCTAGCGCCTCATCATCTTCCACAAGCAATATTTTATTCAAGGTTGTCCTCTCCCTATCATCATTCCATTTCAGCCATTAACCAAATCCGAATAGCCCGACTATAAAATAGCCAGGCCCATTCTATCATTGTTCCCTGATAACATCGATAAGATTATCTTTTTGGATTTTTCTCAGTGGTAATAGAACAGATAAAAAGCTGATGATCAAAGCTGAAGCAAACGTAATGAGACAAGCTTCGTAGGGGATCGTCCATTCGACCCTCAAGACACCGGAAGCCGCCAAATAGATAATATAAGAAAGTATACAACCGAAAAAGATCCCTTGCAAACTTCCAGAAAAACCGTAAATCAGCGCTTCATAGATGATCATTTTTTTCAAATTCCTTTGTGACATGCCTATGGATTTTAACGCAGCCAGTTCTTTTCGTCTGATGATAATGCTAATCGTAATCGTATTAAGGATATTGAGACTGCCAATCAAAGAAATGACTGTGATAAAACTGTATACCAGCACTTTTATGACGAGCTCCGAATCTTTCTTCACTTTATTCTCTTCGATGTGATTCACAATGGTAATGGCGTGTTTTTTACCAACAGACTCCTCGATGTGAGTAACTGTTGCAAGAGATTGTGTCTTATCCTTCAAATCGATTTCAAAATGGAGGTCCTGTTCCTTCACTCCGGATACATTTTCAACCGACTTCAAAAGCTCCAACATTTGCTGTCTTTCTGCTAAAGAATCTTCATGATCTTGTTCCAGATAGATGGATAGATCTGATTTCGTGGATAAGTCCTTCATATATTTGGATGCAAATGCGATATCCATCATAGACGAGAAAGTAATAAACAATACACTGGATATAATGATAGATAGAATCGTAATGGTATAACGATTTTTATTTCTTTTGACATTTTTCAAGGCTAGGCTCAAGGGAAAAGATAACGGCTTTCTCAACACGGTATTCTTGTGTTTTTTGATCGCCTCTTTTTTAATGGATAGCCTGCTGCTGATTGCCAGCAGTGGGGATATTCTACCCGCAAAAAAAGCCGGATAATAACTGGACGCTAGTACGGCCGTCAGCGTAATGATCGAACTGATGAATAAAATCTGCCAATCGATATGGAAGAACGAAACACCTGCACCATCTTCTAAAATGATCGAGAAAATGGATTGGAGTGCAGCAACCGCCAATATGCTACATACAAGCCCAACCGGTATGGCGATAACAGCCAGCACAGCAGCTTCTCTCATCACGATTTGTCTAATTTGCTTTCGCGTAGCGCCGATGCTTCGGAGCAAGCCGAACTGCTTCATTCGCTCTACGACGCTGATTTGAAAAGCGTTGTAAATCACCACGACTGTCGCGATCACAACAATACTAACGACGATGACGAGAACAGCCAAAATCGATTGATTCGATCCCGGTTTCAAAACTTTGATCAATTCCTCATTGATAACCAGATTCTCGTCTTTCGTAAGTGATTTTATCTCCTCTACAACCGCTTTAAAGTCCGCCTTCTCGTTTATTTCGGCTAAGATCCTACCCTCTCCGATAGCAAAATCATGTTTATAGGTTAGTAAACGTCCCACTTTATTTATCTGAGTGAACGCCCGATTATCTAGTAAACCAACTAGTTGATAGGTTTGACCATCCAATACAAATGAGTCGCCGATCTGAAGACCCTTTTTCATATAAGGAAGCGTCCATGAATCGACAGCTGCTTCACGGTCATTGGCCGGTAATCTGCCATCAATGAGACTGTAGGTTAAAAACTCCATGGCGCTATGATCAGCGAAATTCTTTTGAACAGAAACCTCTCCAACCGGAACGATCCCGCCCTGAGACATCAAGCCATACGATGCTATTTGTGGATTATATTTGATTTTGTTTAATAGTGCTTCATCGTAATTTGAAATACCGAGATGAAAAGAAAACCCGTTTATCTTCTTGATGTTCTCGATTTGGGATAGTTGTGATCCTTTCATAAAAAGGCCGACTGTGGAAATTAACGCTACAGAGAGTATGATTCCGATCAAAGTCAAAATCGTTCGTTTCATATTCCCCTTTAAATACTTGCTGCTTAATTGTTTATAACTGCTGATCAAAATCATTCTCCTCCAGTCTTTTGGCTAATTCGCAGCAAGCCGTTGATCTGAAATGATCGTACCGTCTTCTATCGTGATGATCCGGTCAGAAGCCGAAGCAATCGCAAGATCGTGCGTAATCAAGACAATGGTTTGATTGTATTTTCTAGCAGTCAATCGTAATAAATCTATGACTTCCTTCGTATTTCGCGTATCCAGATTACCTGTGGGCTCATCCGCCAAAATCAAATGCGGTCGATTCATTAAGGCTCTGCCGATGGAGACGCGTTGCTGTTGACCGCCCGATAATTCGGAAGGCAAGTGGTCTTTCCGTTCATGGAGACCCAGGATTTCAATCAGTTCATCCAAATATGTCATATCTATCGGTTCATCATCCAATAACATGGGCAACGCGATATTTTCCTGGACATTCAATACCGGGATCAAATTAAAAAATTGAAAAATAAACCCGACTTTTCTTCTTCTGAATATCGAAAGCTCATCATCTGTATAATCGTAAATATTATGATCCCCAATGAATACTTGTCCTGAAGTTGGACGATCCAACCCGCCTAAAATATGCAGCAGTGTACTTTTACCTGAGCCGGAAACACCAACGATGGAAACAAACTCTCCTTGCTGAATCGAAAGGTGAATCCCTTTTAACGCATCTACCTTGTTATTACCTTCCCCATAACTTTTTACTACGTTTTCCATCCGTACAACTTCCATACCGTTCACCCTCTCATCACCCAAACTCAATCTTGTACGTCTACGAAGTTTACTTTGTCTTCACTATTTGCGTATACGTTCCCGATTTCTTGTAAGACTTGGTTCACCTGATCTTTCTTCTTATAATCGAAGCTGCGATTTTCAAACTGGATCAAGGAGAGCGTTGACTCTGCTTCGGTTAATTGGTTGTAAGTCTGTTCGTCAACAATAACAAGATCCGCTTGTGGTATATACCCGATCCACATCTGATGCTTCACATACGCTACAGGTACCATCTTGCCGTTCAAATCGATTTGGTTATTCTTCATTTCTGCATCAATTATAGAGTAAAACAGATTTTGACCATTCGATAATTCTTTGATGCTGGTAACAGGGTCTGAAATAATAGACGTGCTGTCTGGATCTTGTCTGGCTCTGAGAATCCCCTTCTTGACGAATTGCTCTGCGGTGGATCGAGTAACAACCGAATATTTGATCTCTCTAGTATCAAATTCTTGACCTGTTTCTTTCTGATCTTGCTCTGACAATTTCGTAATTTTTTTCGTTGTAACCAATTTCATTTTGTAGTCCATCGTTTGTTTGGTGTCATCTTTATACAACTCTTTGACCTTATTCGCGTTGTTTTCTGTGCCAATAACGAGCACGCCATCGACCGCTTGCGATGGACCTTCTACAAATCGTTTTACTCCGAATCCAATCCCTGCAAAAATCACAATAACCAATAAGAAACCTATTACTTTTTTCATCTTAATTG
This genomic stretch from Brevibacillus sp. DP1.3A harbors:
- a CDS encoding DUF4304 domain-containing protein, whose product is MQQIFTDMIKQDVKPFLSKRGFAKKSLNFTKRTESLIYMFNLQKSAGNAADNVMFYVNCGIYAAELAQIQSREILTAPQEAECHFRARIGEIVESVPDRFSITLDTNMDDLRKTLLSGLDEVIQFYDTMTSARSIVDYYTSGPFLHLSEESFHLLLQSNNVVEAKKYLKALQEKYGTEKRWTIFENKYSAIFNKYEVEIDKR
- a CDS encoding DUF2809 domain-containing protein — translated: MSTCNKHSACRWRERLAYFVAVFVVMALGLGSRAFADVLPVFVAEHFGDALWACMIYFGFRTCYAHKKISFALWCSLAFCFAIEASQLYQAGWINYLRATTIGALVLGKGFLTADLVRYTAGAAVAALLDLAWPWRKRS
- a CDS encoding iron chaperone, which codes for MEVFEEYLARIDNPQHHARTEEVLGWVTKKFPNLMPKIAWNQPMFTDHGTFIIGFSVAKHHLAVSPERVGISRFSDEIVQAGYDHTKELVRIRWDSPVDFALLEKMIEFNILDKADCSTFWRK
- a CDS encoding SRPBCC domain-containing protein; this translates as MSLALSLDFQYTTSIEKAWSALTDSSKLAKWIAENDFKPVVGHRFQFRHQPSEYWDGIVDGEVLVVEAPHRLSYSWATGDERHTVTWTLQDLGDGKVNLHLEQTGFSNVHGLEGAKYGWSAWFGKFETVLEQ
- a CDS encoding helix-turn-helix transcriptional regulator; translation: MSENNQLRDVFAAIADPTRRRLIRLLAEAEELPLHELTSQFPMGRTAVSKHLTILKEAGLVLDRKVGRETRFRLNASPLKEIQDWVAFYSKYWSMNMLRLNQLFEEEEE
- a CDS encoding HAMP domain-containing sensor histidine kinase produces the protein MKNTELKGYMTILAVLLSLFTIHQFIAHQLFYDALKSDSIATWSEITARLVEQNPENEAEIMKVLTSHASNSSVYQEKGREIFRQYGLYEDLESELFPLLNKHIASHNQWIYWGLICFGLILLGASYLQYKMVFHKIRQLTSAAKKIIDGDYTVVINENKEGDLAKLAASFRSMKDIIRKSMQDLLEEKEFLALMLQDISHQLKTPLSTISIYNEMLLNAELPRQQQVQLLQNNEVQIARMNVLIQNLLKVAKIDARAISFDKEPANLVETIEEVLDRLASMISDKHIAIDWDAPKEIVVAHDKLWMQEALLNLLKNAIEHSKPSSTIMIQVKDTPIYTELVIQDFGEGIAPEELSHIFDRFYKATGSKKHDSTGIGLALVKAIIEAHHALIKVESEKDSFTRFTITFMKF
- a CDS encoding response regulator transcription factor, whose amino-acid sequence is MNKILLVEDDEALGLAIEFSLRNEGYEVVRASSVKEAKRQFDHQPFDLAILDVGLPDGNGYDLCLHFKKQNDSSVIIFLTALDEEANVVMGLDIGGDDYITKPFRVKEFISRVKVQLRKRGRLETSSITLASENIKMDTNLVKAFKNQENIPLTNLEYKLLLTFMMNAHKVLKRDDLLMKVSEGEDAFFDENTLSVYIKRLRDKVEDDPKNPQFIVTQRGLGYRWNKDVSRE
- a CDS encoding FtsX-like permease family protein, with product MISSYKQLSSKYLKGNMKRTILTLIGIILSVALISTVGLFMKGSQLSQIENIKKINGFSFHLGISNYDEALLNKIKYNPQIASYGLMSQGGIVPVGEVSVQKNFADHSAMEFLTYSLIDGRLPANDREAAVDSWTLPYMKKGLQIGDSFVLDGQTYQLVGLLDNRAFTQINKVGRLLTYKHDFAIGEGRILAEINEKADFKAVVEEIKSLTKDENLVINEELIKVLKPGSNQSILAVLVIVVSIVVIATVVVIYNAFQISVVERMKQFGLLRSIGATRKQIRQIVMREAAVLAVIAIPVGLVCSILAVAALQSIFSIILEDGAGVSFFHIDWQILFISSIITLTAVLASSYYPAFFAGRISPLLAISSRLSIKKEAIKKHKNTVLRKPLSFPLSLALKNVKRNKNRYTITILSIIISSVLFITFSSMMDIAFASKYMKDLSTKSDLSIYLEQDHEDSLAERQQMLELLKSVENVSGVKEQDLHFEIDLKDKTQSLATVTHIEESVGKKHAITIVNHIEENKVKKDSELVIKVLVYSFITVISLIGSLNILNTITISIIIRRKELAALKSIGMSQRNLKKMIIYEALIYGFSGSLQGIFFGCILSYIIYLAASGVLRVEWTIPYEACLITFASALIISFLSVLLPLRKIQKDNLIDVIREQ
- a CDS encoding ABC transporter ATP-binding protein; this translates as MEVVRMENVVKSYGEGNNKVDALKGIHLSIQQGEFVSIVGVSGSGKSTLLHILGGLDRPTSGQVFIGDHNIYDYTDDELSIFRRRKVGFIFQFFNLIPVLNVQENIALPMLLDDEPIDMTYLDELIEILGLHERKDHLPSELSGGQQQRVSIGRALMNRPHLILADEPTGNLDTRNTKEVIDLLRLTARKYNQTIVLITHDLAIASASDRIITIEDGTIISDQRLAAN
- a CDS encoding lipoprotein BA_5634 family protein → MKKVIGFLLVIVIFAGIGFGVKRFVEGPSQAVDGVLVIGTENNANKVKELYKDDTKQTMDYKMKLVTTKKITKLSEQDQKETGQEFDTREIKYSVVTRSTAEQFVKKGILRARQDPDSTSIISDPVTSIKELSNGQNLFYSIIDAEMKNNQIDLNGKMVPVAYVKHQMWIGYIPQADLVIVDEQTYNQLTEAESTLSLIQFENRSFDYKKKDQVNQVLQEIGNVYANSEDKVNFVDVQD